In the Variovorax sp. S12S4 genome, one interval contains:
- the hutH gene encoding histidine ammonia-lyase, which produces MPTNNHTPATLTLTPGKVDLAMLRRIQAGGVRLALDPSVQDGMARAEAAVRHIVENDQVVYGINTGFGKLASTRIGNDHLAELQRNLVLSHSVGTGEPLAAPVVRMVLATKAVSLARGHSGVRPALVDALLALFNAGVMPRIPCKGSVGASGDLAPLAHMACVLIGEGEATTADGAVVSGAEAMRLVGLEPFVLGPKEGLALLNGTQVSTALALAGLFGAEDVFASALMSGALSLEAIQGSIKPFDARIHAARGQPGQIAVAAAVRTLLEGSEIVPSHAACGRVQDPYSVRCIPQVMGACLDNLAHAARVLVIEANAASDNPLVFTDTGEVISGGNFHAEPVAFAADIIALAVSEVGAISERRLALLLDTGISGLPPFLVRDGGLNSGFMIAQVTAAALASENKSLAHPASVDSLPTSANQEDHVSMATFAARRLGDMVNNTAVVVGIEAMAAAQGIELNRNLKSSPLVEAEFANIRQKVAFLEADRYLAPDIEAMRQWALKAELPAALLNILPSHA; this is translated from the coding sequence ATGCCAACAAACAATCACACTCCCGCCACCCTGACTCTCACGCCCGGCAAGGTGGATCTCGCCATGCTGCGCCGCATCCAGGCCGGCGGCGTGCGGCTGGCGCTCGATCCGTCGGTGCAGGACGGCATGGCGCGCGCCGAAGCGGCGGTGCGCCACATCGTCGAGAACGACCAGGTGGTCTACGGCATCAACACCGGCTTCGGCAAGCTCGCGAGCACGCGCATCGGCAACGACCACTTGGCCGAGCTGCAGCGCAACCTCGTGCTCTCGCACAGCGTGGGCACCGGCGAGCCGCTGGCTGCGCCTGTCGTGCGCATGGTGCTGGCCACCAAGGCCGTGAGCCTGGCGCGCGGGCACTCGGGTGTGCGGCCCGCGCTGGTCGACGCCTTGCTGGCGCTGTTCAATGCGGGCGTGATGCCGCGCATTCCGTGCAAGGGCTCGGTCGGCGCCTCGGGTGATCTTGCGCCGCTCGCGCACATGGCCTGCGTGCTGATCGGCGAGGGCGAGGCGACCACTGCGGACGGTGCCGTGGTCAGCGGTGCCGAGGCCATGCGCCTCGTCGGCCTCGAGCCCTTCGTGCTCGGCCCCAAGGAAGGCCTGGCGCTGCTCAACGGAACGCAGGTGTCGACCGCGCTCGCGCTGGCCGGGCTGTTCGGCGCGGAAGACGTGTTCGCCTCTGCGTTGATGTCCGGCGCGCTCTCGCTCGAAGCCATCCAGGGTTCGATCAAACCGTTCGATGCGCGCATTCACGCCGCACGCGGCCAGCCGGGGCAAATTGCCGTCGCGGCCGCGGTGCGCACGCTGCTCGAAGGCAGCGAGATCGTGCCGTCGCATGCAGCGTGCGGCCGCGTGCAAGACCCTTATTCGGTGCGCTGCATTCCGCAGGTCATGGGTGCCTGCCTCGACAACCTCGCGCATGCCGCGCGCGTGCTGGTGATCGAGGCCAATGCTGCATCGGACAACCCGCTGGTCTTCACCGACACCGGCGAAGTGATCTCGGGCGGCAACTTCCACGCCGAGCCGGTCGCCTTTGCGGCCGACATCATTGCGCTGGCCGTGAGCGAGGTCGGCGCCATTTCCGAGCGGCGCCTCGCGCTCTTGCTCGACACCGGAATTTCGGGCCTGCCGCCGTTCCTGGTGCGCGACGGCGGCCTGAACTCCGGCTTCATGATCGCGCAGGTCACGGCGGCCGCGCTGGCTTCGGAGAACAAGTCGCTCGCGCATCCCGCCAGTGTCGACAGCCTGCCCACTTCGGCCAACCAGGAAGACCATGTGTCCATGGCCACCTTCGCGGCGCGGCGCCTGGGCGACATGGTCAACAACACGGCGGTGGTCGTCGGCATTGAAGCCATGGCGGCGGCGCAAGGCATTGAACTGAACCGAAACCTGAAGAGCTCGCCGCTGGTCGAAGCCGAGTTCGCCAACATCCGCCAGAAGGTCGCGTTTCTTGAAGCCGACCGCTATCTCGCGCCCGACATCGAAGCCATGCGCCAGTGGGCGCTCAAGGCCGAGTTGCCCGCCGCGCTTTTGAACATCCTGCCCAGCCACGCCTGA